One part of the Vicia villosa cultivar HV-30 ecotype Madison, WI linkage group LG6, Vvil1.0, whole genome shotgun sequence genome encodes these proteins:
- the LOC131614782 gene encoding uncharacterized protein LOC131614782, which yields MTDHPDRVIHGRIAHYSSVRHERMRVVSQVTNGAVVSANVPATPDVPATLILVGTSPSVPVYGPSLSVIVERPTSSTTASRRPRDDAEGSSVLSTELREDDPVPDHVWYREGPIDVSLVTGKGVRGAPNESWFWGALIASGLRDLCTVDFKKIHNGMQMKYAERWHPKTSSFHLPHGEINITLDDIACFLHLSIRGTLLSHGRLTKEEAKVMLIEELGVDLDDALEEVEITRGADVRFHTLQRIYDVEILAALEAVSDEAEANIHKEWVLRCYLLYLIGTQLFVDMSSTYKDVVYLTYLSDIARVREHNWGADTLAYTYHRLGEGYPWKARTVAGNYTLLVGEVSGYTEDIPCARAFAPLRGNQVPDPYRRCLDRMATEDIHFDYYGDHHETVPFDEIALYSRWLASSSTIILDEVFADWEHHMVLAEARETTSEKDLSCVEGYITWYYRISHTYMLPTAPGSPSRPAHKEILQT from the exons ATGACCGACCATCCAGACAGAGTTATACATGGGAGGATTGCACATTATTCATCCGTGCGGCATGAACGGATGCGTGTAGTATCACAGGTGACAAATGGAGCTGTTGTTTCCGCTAATGTACCTGCTACACCAGATGTACCTGCTACACTCATTCTAGTTGGGACGTCTCCATCCGTTCCAGTTTACGGGCCTTCTCTGTCCGTTATAGTTGAGAGACCTACTTCATCTACTACTGCATCACGAAGGCCTCGGGATGATGCAGAGG GATCTTCAGTGCTATCTACTGAGCTACGCGAGGATGATCCGGTGCCAGATCATGTCTGGTACCGGGAGGGTCCTATAGATGTGTCCCTAGTGACAGGtaagggtgttcgcggtgcg CCTAACGAGTCGTGGTTCTGGGGTGCACTCATAGCTTCTGGTCTGAGGGACCTCTGCACGGTTGACTTCAAGAAGATTCATAACGGAATGCAGATGAAATATGCAGAGAGGTGGCATCCAAAGACCTCGTCCTTTCATCTTCCTCACGGAGAGATCAACATTACTCTAGACGACATTGCATGCTTCCTGCATCTATCTATCAGGGGTACCCTCCTTAGTCACGGTAGGCTGACGAAGGAAGAAGCGAAGGTGATGCTGATAGAGGAGTTAGGGGTTGATCTTGATGATGCGCTTGAGGAGGTAGAGATAACCCGCGGAGCGGACGTAAGGTTTCACACTTTACAACGGATATATGATGTGGAGATTCTTGCGGCACTAGAGGCTGTTAGTGACGAGGCAGAGGCGAACATACACAAAGAGTGGGTGCTGAGATGTTACTTGCTATATTTGATAGGCACTCAGCTCTTTGTGGACATGAGCTCGACCTACAAAGATGTCGTTTATCTAACGTATTTATCGGACATCGCACGTGTCCGTGAGCACAACTGGGGAGCAGATACACTGGCCTACACCTACCACCGACTAGGAGAGGGATATCCGTGGAAGGCGAGGACAGTGGCTGGCAACTATACCCTCTTAGTG GGAGAGGTGTCGGGTTACACTGAGGACATTCCGTGTGCCAGAGCCTTCGCCCCCCTTAGAGGGAACCAGGTGCCGGATCCTTACAGGCGCTGTCTTGACCGCATGGCTACCGAAGACATCCACTTCGACTACTATGGTGATCACCATGAGACGGTTCCGTTTGATGAGATCGCACTATATTCTAGATGGTTGGCTTCCAGTTCGACCATCATT CTGgatgaggtctttgcagactGGGAGCACCACATGGTTCTTGCCGAGGCTCGGGAGACCACATCAGAGAAGGACTTGAGCTGCGTCGAGGGGTACATCACCTGGTACTACAGAATTTCACACACATACATGCTTCCCACCGCACCTGGATCACCGTCCAGACCAGCCCACAAGGAGATTTTGCAGACTTAA
- the LOC131610200 gene encoding protein trichome birefringence-like, with protein sequence MADTTKYTPISTTITTTTTPPNNLHKLDFKNLFPILKTKTTITLAYTFMLIFIAFTLFLAFSPSSTTTISSTPNLSTSQFSSIFSYFFPNTTTPQSSQTHNTTNPFDPIQTNTSTTRSTNATSQSPISNTTTNTQKNSSQDVLPIPVQIPIPIPTPTTNNTQIAKIEPSTVKNHTSISDGTNSNQTTNVTLQGVAPVAPVTPHQNLSSNSSLKGVDLNNYTASLAKKKNNGKSKYTELMESLMNCDFFHGEWVKDDSYPLYKPGSCSIIDEQFNCIRNGRPDKDFQKYKWKPKGCTLPRLDAHKLLDLLRGKRLVFVGDSLNRNMWESLICILKNSVKDKKNVYEANGRVHFRGEASYSFVFKDYNFSVELFVSPFLVQEWEMPDKNGTKKETLRLDLVGRSSDQYKDADIIVFNTGHWWTHDKTSKGKDYYQEGSHVYDEMNVLEAFRRAITTWGRWVDTNVNPSKSLVLFRGYSASHFSGGQWNSGGQCDHETAPIDNEKYLTEYPPKMRVLEKVLKYMKTPVSYLNITRMTDFRKDGHPSIYRKQNLSPEERKSPLRYQDCSHWCLPGVPDAWNEILYAEILMREYRNQHQQKGS encoded by the exons ATGGCTGACACCACCAAATACACACCCATATCCACcaccatcaccaccaccaccactccTCCTAACAACCTCCACAAACTCGACTTCAAAAACCTCTTCCCCATTCTCAAAACCAAAACAACCATCACTCTTGCTTACACTTTTATGCTCATTTTCATCGCTTTCACTCTCTTCCTAGCCTTTTCCCCTTCTTCCACCACAACAATTTCCTCAACACCCAACCTTTCTACTTCCCAATTCTCTTCCATTTTCTCTTACTTTTTCCCAAACACCACCACTCCACAATCTTCACAAACTCACAACACAACCAATCCTTTCGATCCAATCCAAACCAACACCTCCACAACTAGATCCACCAATGCAACTTCTCAATCTCCAATTTCCAACACAACtacaaacacacaaaaaaattCATCACAAGATGTACTTCCTATTCCTGTTCAAATTCCAATTCCAATTCCAACTCCAACCACAAACAACACTCAAATTGCAAAAATAGAACCATCTACGGTCAAAAATCACACATCAATTTCTGATGGAACAAACTCAAATCAAACCACAAATGTTACTCTtcaaggagttgctccagttgcTCCAGTTACTCCTCACCAGAATCTAAGTTCTAATTCTTCTTTAAAAGGTGTTGATTTGAATAACTACACGGCTTCACTTGCTAAGAAGAAGAACAATGGGAAAAGCAAGTACACAGAGTTGATGGAATCTCTGATGAATTGTGATTTTTTTCATGGTGAATGGGTGAAAGATGATTCTTATCCTCTATACAAACCTGGTTCTTGTTCAATTATTGATGAACAGTTCAATTGTATAAGAAATGGAAGACCAGATAAAGATTTTCAGAAATACAAATGGAAACCTAAGGGTTGCACTCTCCCAAG gtTGGATGCACATAAATTGCTTGATTTGTTGAGAGGGAAGAGATTGGTTTTTGTTGGTGATTCTCTCAATAGGAATATGTGGGAATCACTTATTTGTATACTGAAAAATTCTGTGAAAGATAAAAAGAATGTTTATGAAGCAAATGGAAGAGTTCATTTTAGAGGGGAAGCTTCTTATTCGTTTGTGTTCAAA GATTATAACTTCTCTGTGGAGCTTTTTGTGTCGCCGTTTTTAGTTCAAGAGTGGGAAATGCCTGATAAAAATGGGacaaagaaggaaacacttcGTCTTGATTTAGTTGGTAGATCTTCAGATCAATATAAAGATGCAGATATCATTGTCTTTAATACTGGTCACTGGTGGACTCATGATAAAACTTCTAAAGG GAAGGACTATTACCAAGAAGGTAGCCATGTCTACGATGAAATGAATGTTCTTGAAGCGTTCCGAAGAGCTATAACAACTTGGGGCAGGTGGGTCGATACCAACGTAAATCCATCCAAGTCCTTAGTCTTGTTTAGAGGCTATTCTGCTTCCCATTTCAG TGGTGGGCAATGGAATTCAGGTGGACAATGTGACCATGAAACTGCGCCCATCGATAACGAAAAGTACCTAACAGAATACCCACCTAAGATGAGGGTGTTGGAGAAGGTGCTTAAGTATATGAAAACACCTGTATCCTATCTGAATATCACAAGGATGACAGATTTTCGGAAGGACGGTCATCCTTCAATATACCGGAAGCAAAATCTATCCCCCGAAGAAAGAAAATCACCATTGAGATACCAAGACTGCAGTCATTGGTGCCTTCCAGGTGTTCCTGATGCGTGGAATGAGATTCTCTATGCCGAAATTCTAATGAGGGAGTACCGAAATCAGCATCAGCAGAAGGGATCATAG